A genomic stretch from Leishmania donovani BPK282A1 complete genome, chromosome 36 includes:
- a CDS encoding 2,3-bisphosphoglycerate-independent phosphoglycerate mutase yields MSNLLLTPHKCLPRRKLLIVVMDGLGIGPEDEYDAVHMASTPFMDAQRQDSRRFRSVRAHGTAVGLPTDADMGNSEVGHNALGAGRVALQGASLVDDALKSGEIYTGEGYRYLLGAFTKEGSTLHLIGLLSDGGVHSRDNQIYSIIEHAAKNGAKRVRVHVLYDGRDVPDGSSFRFTEELEAVLAKVRQDGCDAAIASGGGRMFVTMDRYDADWSIVERGWKAQVLGDARHFHSAKEAITTFREEDPKVTDQYYPPFVVVDEQDKPLGTIEDGDAVLCVNFRGDRVIEMTRAFEDDDFDKFDRVRVPKVRYAGMMRYDGDLGIPNNFLVPPPKLTRVSEEYLCGTGLKIFACSETQKFGHVTYFWNGNRSGKIDEDHETFKEVPSDRVHFNEQPKMKSAEITEAAIEALKSGMYDVVRINFPNGDMVGHTGDLKATIAGVEAVDKSLAKLKDAVDSINGVFIVTADHGNSDDMAQRDKKGKPIKDEKGNVLPLTSHTLSPVPVFIGGAGLDPRVAMRTDLPAAGLANVTATFINLLGFEAPEDYEPSLIYVEN; encoded by the coding sequence ATGTCGAATCTCCTCTTGACGCCGCACAAGTGTCTCCCTCGCCGCAAACTGCTGATTGTGGTGATGGACGGACTTGGCATCGGCCCGGAGGATGAGTACGATGCGGTGCACATGGCTTCGACCCCGTTCATggacgcgcagcgccaggACAGCCGCCGCTTTCGCTCCGTCCGAGCGCACGGTACCGCCGTGGGCCTTCCCACCGACGCCGATATGGGCAACAGCGAGGTGGGCCACAACGCCCTCGGCGCTGGACGCGTGGCCCTCCAGGGTGCCTCCCTGGTCGACGACGCGCTGAAGAGTGGCGAGATCTACACTGGCGAAGGGTATCGCTACCTCCTCGGCGCCTTCACCAAGGAAGGCAGCACGCTGCATTTGATTGGCCTGCTAagcgacggtggcgtgcACTCGCGGGACAACCAGATCTACTCGATCATCGAGCACGCCGCCAAGAATGGCGCCAAGAGGGTTCGTGTGCACGTGCTCTACGATGGCCGCGACGTGCCCGATGGCTCTTCGTTCCGCTTCACAGAGGAGCtagaggcggtgctggcgaaggTGCGCCAGGACGGCTGCGATGCGGCGATTGctagcggtggtggccgcaTGTTCGTGACGATGGACCGCTACGACGCCGACTGGAGCATTGTGGAGCGCGGCTGGAAGGCGCAGGTGCTCGGCGACGCTCGCCACTTCCACAGCGCGAAGGAAGCCATCACGACGTTCCGCGAGGAGGACCCCAAGGTGACGGACCAGTACTACCCGCCCTTCGTCGTAGTAGACGAGCAGGACAAGCCGCTCGGCACCatcgaggacggcgacgccgttcTCTGCGTTAACTTCCGTGGCGATCGCGTGATTGAGATGACGCGCGCTTTCGAGGATGATGACTTCGACAAGTTCgaccgcgtgcgcgtgccgaaGGTCCGCTACGCCGGCATGATGCGGTACGACGGTGACCTCGGCATCCCGAACAACTTcctcgtgccgccgccgaagctgACCCGCGTGAGCGAGGAGTACTTGTGTGGCACTGGGCTGAAGATCTTCGCCTGCTCGGAAACGCAGAAGTTCGGCCACGTGACTTACTTCTGGAACGGCAACCGCAGTGGCAAGATAGACGAGGACCACGAGACCTTCAAGGAGGTGCCGAGCGACCGTGTCCACTTCAACGAGCAGCCGAAGATGAAGTCAGCCGAGATCACCGAGGCGGCCATCGAAGCCTTGAAGAGCGGCATGTACGATGTGGTGCGCATCAACTTCCCCAACGGCGATATGGTTGGCCACACGGGCGACCTCAAGGCTACCATTGCCGGCGTCGAGGCGGTGGACAAGTCACTGGCGAAGCTCAAGGACGCGGTGGACAGCATCAACGGCGTCTTCATCGTGACGGCCGACCATGGCAACTCTGACGACATGGCGCAGCGCGACAAGAAGGGCAAGCCGATAAAGGATGAGAAGGGGAATGTGCTCCCTCTCACCTCCCACACCCTCTCCCCGGTTCCCGTGTTCATTGGTGGTGCGGGCCTCGACCCCCGCGTGGCGATGCGCACAGACCTGCCAGCGGCGGGTCTCGCGAATGTCACCGCCACATTCATTAACTTGCTTGGCTTTGAGGCGCCGGAGGACTACGAGCCAAGCCTGATCTATGTCGAGAACTGA
- a CDS encoding methyltransferase, putative: MKKTVEDRSLEFLIRRGNDAELPPLASLSCKDFKQHHWRDAFDDEQAALREQLWAVKTQLDVIPAETYTATRNKLFPLAVSGEQRNFSNRAGHKLLESMESTGVWMELSKLLRGKSKKRPRDFAFADVCGGPGAFSQALFQAGRKQGWRQLHGYGMTLAGVSGLDWYAHLLKSPQFTCTYGLDGTGDIFKLSNIECLVSITKAAPMLLVVADGGFNVDFSVANYQETISSRIMYGQWLAALKLLRNGGCFVLKLFDTFSPLSRAVLYLSCCMYRRVHIAKPRHSRVVNSERYLVCVDFLGSPSEGWSRYLDCFYEVGFVDNEHVPELIPREWCLQDAVFMADVREMNTAVATNQVIALQMILDAAPAMAEELKAKRIEKKPAAGSDDGRTPPPAEGEDVE; encoded by the coding sequence ATGAAGAAGACAGTCGAGGATCGCTCTTTGGAGTTTCTCATTCGCCGCGGCAATGACGCCGAactgccaccgctggcgtCTCTGAGCTGCAAAGACTTCAAGCAGCACCATTGGCGCGATGCCTTCGATGACGAGCAAGCTGCTCTTCGAGAGCAGTTGTGGGCCGTGAAGACGCAGCTGGACGTCATCCCGGCGGAAACGTACACGGCTACCCGCAATAAACTCTTTCCGCTGGCTGTCAGCGGGGAGCAGCGGAACTTCTCGAACCGCGCAGGACACAAGCTGCTTGAGTCGATGGAGTCCACTGGGGTCTGGATGGAGCTTTCGAAGCTGTTGCGTGGCAAGTCGAAGAAGCGGCCGCGCGATTTTGCGTTTGCGGATGTGTGCGGCGGCCCCGGCGCCTTCAGCCAGGCGTTGTTCCAAGCCGGCCGAAAGCAGgggtggcggcagctgcacggaTACGGCATGACACTCGCTGGCGTGAGCGGACTCGATTGGTACGCTCACCTTCTCAAATCGCCGCAGTTTACCTGCACCTACGGCCTTGATGGCACGGGCGACATCTTCAAACTGAGCAACATTGAGTGTCTCGTGTCCATCACCAAGGCTGCTCCGATGCTTCTCGTCGTGGCCGACGGCGGCTTCAACGTCGACTTCTCCGTCGCCAACTACCAGGAAACCATCTCATCTCGCATCATGTACGGGCAGTGGCTCGCGGCCCTCAAACTACTACGCAACGGCGGCTGTTTTGTGCTGAAGCTCTTCGACACGTTTTCACCGCTGTCGCGGGCTGTCTTGTACCTGTCGTGCTGTATGTACCGGCGCGTCCACATCGCAAAACCGCGCCACAGTCGTGTTGTGAACAGCGAGCGGTACTTGGTCTGTGTCGACTTTCTGGGCTCCCCGAGCGAGGGGTGGAGTCGGTACCTTGACTGCTTCTACGAGGTAGGGTTTGTGGACAACGAGCACGTGCCAGAGCTGATTCCGCGAGAGTGGTGCCTGCAGGATGCCGTTTTCATGGCCGACGTGCGTGAAATGAAcacagcggtggcgacgaaCCAAGTGATTGCGCTGCAAATGATCCTCGACGCTGCCCCCGCCATGGCCGAGGAGCTCAAGGCAAAAAGGATCGAAAAGAAGCCGGCGGCGGGGTCTGACGACGGCCGTACACCTCCACCAGCTGAAGGCGAAGACGTTGAGTGA